A DNA window from Gasterosteus aculeatus chromosome 16, fGasAcu3.hap1.1, whole genome shotgun sequence contains the following coding sequences:
- the sestd1 gene encoding SEC14 domain and spectrin repeat-containing protein 1, translated as MSNVPVEATNMLPILKKKLAFLSGGKDRRSGLILTIPLSSDQTSMEELSATLDYLLSIPSQKCKARGFTVIVDGRKSQWNIVKTVVLMLQNVIPAEVSLVCVVKPDEFWDKKVTHFCFWKEKDRLGFEVILVSANKLTRYIEPCQLTDDFGGSLDYDHNDWLNKRLVFEKFTRESTSLLDELSIINDSDKSSAESKEKSADCGLLPSFDPETVLQTGHELLSELQQRRFNDSEGGGGQGGPAWCPMEEELLAQPQVMKLLDSLREQYTRYQEICRQRNKRTQLDEIHAKVMQVVTWLQGPGSELLKTQKAIGDSMRAAQALQQKHEEIESQHSEWFAVYVELNQQISALLGGGEEEEVAELKALQQQLSEVCYQQAAQLEGRQNVLQAAQGFHSTTQELSQQLDGLLGMLCADVAPADGASIQQNLKLLEEKLQAVEAGLASLRQKGALLMEQMCTQPPWPLDEAEESPAGGQQDGSQQVHTVMEEMQLRKQRCEDMVDVRRLKMLQMVQLFKCEEDALQAVEWLGELLDALLKTHVRLGDDSQETRTMTDKHRKFVDVAQSTYDYGRQLLQATVVLCQSLRCTTRSSGDTLPRLNRVWKQFSVSSEERQQRLELALSFHAAAERVLQQECVDPESLDEVDSCGKTLLDRLTLPVVFPDGTEQFFGSPGDTAAAAEAVRERLLLVEERRLQLQEVELHDEDEMLNGQEARLDVIGEELSEKEEQDEEEGEEAGQQQHEDLERATQDC; from the exons ATGTCCAACGTTCCAGTGGAAGCAACCAACATGCTCCCCATCCTTAAGAAGAAACTGGCCTTTCTGTCGG GGGGCAAAGACCGGCGCAGTGGTCTGATCCTGACCATCCCTCTCAGTTCAGATCAGACCAGCATGGAGGAGCTCAGCGCCACGCTGGACTACCTGCTCAGCATCCCCAG tcAGAAGTGTAAGGCGCGAGGCTTCACCGTTATCGTGGACGGGCGGAAGTCTCAGTGGAACATCGTGAAGACTGTGGTGCTCATGTTGCAG AATGTGATCCCAGCCGAGGTGTCGctggtgtgtgtggtgaagcCAGATGAATTCTGGGACAAGAAGGTCACGCACTTCTGCTTCTGGAAGGAGAAAGACCGCTTAGGCTTCGAG GTGATCCTGGTGTCGGCCAATAAGTTGACTCGATACATTGAACCCTGTCAGCTGACGGACGACTTCGGCGGGAGTCTGGACTACGACCACAACGACTGGCTCAACAAGAGACTG GTTTTTGAGAAGTTCACCAGGGAGTCGACGTCGCTGCTGGATGAGCTGTCGATCATCAACGACAGCGACAAGAGCAGCGCGGAGAGCAAGGAGAa gtCAGCTGACTGCGGCCTCTTGCCGTCCTTCGACCCGGAGACCGTCCTTCAGACCG GTCATGAGCTGCTTTCGGAGCTGCAGCAGCGGCGCTTCAACGACTCCGAGGGAGGCGGCGGGCAGGGAG ggCCAGCCTGGTGTCccatggaggaggagctgctggctcAGCCTcaagtgatgaagctgctggacTCTCTCAGGGAGCAGTACACCAGATACCAGGAGATCTGCAGGCAGCGAAACAAGCGCACCCAGCTGGACGAGATCCACGCCAAGGTCATGCAG GTGGTCACCTGGCTGCAGGGTCCAGGCTCCGAGCTGCTGAAGACTCAGAAGGCGATCGGGGACTCGATGAGAGCGGCTCAGGCTCTGCAGCAGAAACACGAGGAGATCGAGAGCCAGCACAGT GAGTGGTTCGCGGTGTACGTGGAGTTGAACCAGCAGATTTCTGCCTTGCTCGgtggcggggaggaggaggaggtggcggagCTGAaggcgctgcagcagcagctgagcgaGGTCTGCTACCAGCAGGCCGCTCAGCTGGAGGGCCGACAGAACGTCCTGCAGGCGGCGCAGGGCTTCCACAGCACCACGCAggag TTGTCCCAGCAGCTGGACGGCCTGCTCGGCATGCTCTGCGCCGACGTGGCTCCAGCCGACGGAGCCTCGATTCAACAGAACCtcaagctgctggaggagaagctgcaggctGTCG AGGCCGGTCTCGCTTCTCTGCGCCAGAAGGGGGCGCTGTTGATGGAGCAGATGTGCACCCAGCCGCCGTGGCCCCTGGACGAAGCGGAGGAGAGTCCGGCCGGGGGGCAGCAAGACGGCTCTCAGCAGGTCCACACCGTGATGGAGGAGATGCAGCTCCGCAAGCAGAG GTGTGAGGACATGGTGGACGTGAGGAGGCTGAAGATGCTACAGATGGTCCAACTGTTCAAATGTGAAGAAGACGCTTTACAG gcagTAGAGTGGCTTGGCGAGCTGTTGGACGCCCTGTTGAAGACCCACGTCCGACTGGGCGACGACTCTCAGGAGACCAGGACCATGACGGACAAACACAGAAAGTTTGTGGACGTCGCTCAG AGCACGTACGACTACGGccgccagctgctgcaggcgaCCGTCGTCCTCTGCCAGTCCCTGCGCTGCACCACGCGCTCGTCCGGAGACACGCTGCCCAGACTCAACCGGGTCTGGAAGCAGTTCAGCGTCAGCTCCgaggagaggcagcagaggCTGGAGCTCGCCCTGAGCTTCCACGCCGCCGCCGAGCGG GTGTTACAGCAGGAATGTGTGGACCCAGAGTCTCTGGATGAAGTCGACTCTTGTGGGAAAACTCTGCTGGACAGACTGACCTTGCCTGTTGTCTTCCCTGATgg GACCGAGCAGTTCTTCGGGAGTCCCGGCgacacggcggcggcggcggaggccgTCAGggagcgcctcctgctggtggaggagagacggctgcagctgcaggaggtggagctccATGACGAGGATGAGATGCTCAACGGGCAGGAGGCGCGGCTCGACGTGATCGGCGAGGAACTGAGCGAGAAAGAGGAgcaagatgaggaggaaggggaggaggcggggcagcagcagcacgaggACTTGGAGAGGGCCACGCAGGACTGCTGA
- the dnajc15 gene encoding dnaJ homolog subfamily C member 15: MATAGRMSVDGGDMMRYAEYSPKPDARSDADIDRRLGGTLIAVGLGVAAAGFAGRYAFQLWKPLGQIFSETVRKMPSSAFSPYYKGGFEQKMSKREASLILGISPVTTKAKVRDAHRRIMVLNHPDKGGSPYLAAKINEAKDLFDKENRR; this comes from the exons ATGGCCACCGCCGGCAGAATGAGCGTTGACGGAGGAGATATGATGCGCTATGCTGAATATTCTCCTAAACCCGACGCCAGGAGCGACGCAGATATAGACAGACGCCTG GGAGGGACTCTGATCGCAGTCGGTCTcggtgttgctgctgcaggtttTGCCG GCCGCTATGCATTCCAGCTGTGGAAGCCTCTGGGGCAGATCTTCTCTGAAACCGTCAGGAAGATGCCCTCGTCT GCTTTCTCGCCGTATTACAAAGGAGGTTTTGAACAAAAGATGTCCAAGCGAGAGGCCAGCCTCATCCTTGGCATCAG CCCCGTCACCACTAAGGCCAAGGTACGCGACGCCCATCGGAGGATCATGGTCCTCAACCATCCTGACAAGG gtGGGTCCCCATATCTGGCCGCTAAGATCAACGAGGCCAAAGACCTTTTCGACAAGGAGAACCGGCGATGA